The Thunnus maccoyii chromosome 9, fThuMac1.1, whole genome shotgun sequence genome includes a region encoding these proteins:
- the LOC121904217 gene encoding immediate early response 3-interacting protein 1, whose protein sequence is MAFSLYSLIQAAILCVNAVAVLHEERFLSKIGWGVDQSVGGFGDEPGIKEQLMNLIRSVRTVMRVPLIAVNSVCIVLLLLFG, encoded by the exons ATGGCTTTTTCCTTGTACTCCCTCATTCAAGCGGCAATCCTGTGTGTGAATGCGGTGGCTGTATTACACGAGGAAAGATTTCTAAGTAAAA TTGGCTGGGGAGTGGACCAAAGTGTCGGAGGGTTTGGTGATGAACCAGGTATCAAAGAGCAGCTGATGAACCTTATTCGCTCTGTGAGGACAGTGATGAGAG TGCCATTGATTGCAGTGAATTCGGTCTGTATcgtgctgctgttgctgtttggATGA
- the si:ch211-12e13.1 gene encoding uncharacterized protein si:ch211-12e13.1 isoform X1 yields MGNTQSYVGASLSVCSVCLLYVYFYSSHQLLKTNSLTSDRLPSLDYLFIKYLTRALTRRTGHLYPATKKQCEVVYTILNCRLETPLLRRFCSAAGYGWDYPDSEYRDIPLCFPEFLCRRLLLILLTDHKFMLSPAGLIRVRQSLKTHQPVDELKKGPFMLQVRVLEYRQVDAGVEVDICLSATSRCGSPVWESVLTLLSKNKLHKASRCLAKKENKSQIDEPVPENVKQVEIRVPRSTCLQCVWSFSDYQLFYLPARLFGYRLQTAPSVWMLSVCLAEIEKHKGVGVITAPINITTQFKEPLLVPGKVTIKFWEMITNEEQSSDRGLNFHMQQHGNSSSHMVGVITKS; encoded by the exons ATGGGAAATACGCAGAGTTACGTTGGCGCGTCgctctctgtctgttctgtgtgtttactttatgtttacttttactcttctcatcagctgttgaaaacaaatAGTCTCACCAGCGACAGACTTCCAAGTCTTGATTATCTTTTTATCAAATATCTGACCAGAGCTCTGACTCGGAGAACAGGCCACTTGTACCCGGCAACTAAAAAGCAGTGTGAAGTTGTTTACACGATCCTCAACTGTAG GCTGGAGACTCCCTTGCTGAGGAGGTTCTGCAGTGCTGCAGGGTATGGTTGGGATTATCCAGACAGTGAGTACAGAGACATCCCACTGTGCTTTCCAGAGTTTCTCTGCCGCAGACTGCTGCTTATTCTCCTGACAGATCATAAGTTCATGCTGAGCCCAGCAG GTCTGATTCGTGTGCGCCAGAGTTTGAAAACCCATCAGCCAGTCGATGAGCTGAAGAAAGGTCCATTCATGCTGCAGGTTCGAGTCCTGGAGTACCGGCAGGTTGATGCAGGGGTGGAGGTggacatctgtctgtctgccactTCACGTTGTGGAAGTCCAGTGTGGGAAAGTGTCTTGACACTCCTGTCCAAAAACAAGCTCCACAAAGCCAGCAGATGTTTAgccaagaaagaaaataaga GCCAGATAGATGAGCCTGTGCCAGAAAATGTGAAGCAGGTTGAGATCAGAGTTCCCAGGAGTACCTGCCTGCAGTGTGTCTGGTCCTTCTCTGACTATCAGCTCTTCTATCTGCCAGCCAGGCTGTTTGGATACAGATTGCAGACTGCACCAAGTGTCTGgatgctgtctgtctgcttggCTGAAATAGAAAAGCACAAAG GGGTTGGAGTCATCACAGCGCCAATCAACATCACCACCCAGTTTAAGGAGcctctgttggtaccaggcaAAGTGACAATCAAGTTTTGGGAGATGATCACAAATGAGGAACAGTCGTCTGACCGAGGCCTCAACTTCCACATGCAGCAACATGGAAACAGCTCATCTCACATGGTGGGAGTGATTACGAAGTCCTGA
- the si:ch211-12e13.1 gene encoding uncharacterized protein si:ch211-12e13.1 isoform X2, translated as MSPPTGNRKFEAPLLLITPSRALTRRTGHLYPATKKQCEVVYTILNCRLETPLLRRFCSAAGYGWDYPDSEYRDIPLCFPEFLCRRLLLILLTDHKFMLSPAGLIRVRQSLKTHQPVDELKKGPFMLQVRVLEYRQVDAGVEVDICLSATSRCGSPVWESVLTLLSKNKLHKASRCLAKKENKSQIDEPVPENVKQVEIRVPRSTCLQCVWSFSDYQLFYLPARLFGYRLQTAPSVWMLSVCLAEIEKHKGVGVITAPINITTQFKEPLLVPGKVTIKFWEMITNEEQSSDRGLNFHMQQHGNSSSHMVGVITKS; from the exons atgtctccacctactggcaacaggaagtttgAAGCGCCTCTCTTGCTAATTACTCCTAGCAG AGCTCTGACTCGGAGAACAGGCCACTTGTACCCGGCAACTAAAAAGCAGTGTGAAGTTGTTTACACGATCCTCAACTGTAG GCTGGAGACTCCCTTGCTGAGGAGGTTCTGCAGTGCTGCAGGGTATGGTTGGGATTATCCAGACAGTGAGTACAGAGACATCCCACTGTGCTTTCCAGAGTTTCTCTGCCGCAGACTGCTGCTTATTCTCCTGACAGATCATAAGTTCATGCTGAGCCCAGCAG GTCTGATTCGTGTGCGCCAGAGTTTGAAAACCCATCAGCCAGTCGATGAGCTGAAGAAAGGTCCATTCATGCTGCAGGTTCGAGTCCTGGAGTACCGGCAGGTTGATGCAGGGGTGGAGGTggacatctgtctgtctgccactTCACGTTGTGGAAGTCCAGTGTGGGAAAGTGTCTTGACACTCCTGTCCAAAAACAAGCTCCACAAAGCCAGCAGATGTTTAgccaagaaagaaaataaga GCCAGATAGATGAGCCTGTGCCAGAAAATGTGAAGCAGGTTGAGATCAGAGTTCCCAGGAGTACCTGCCTGCAGTGTGTCTGGTCCTTCTCTGACTATCAGCTCTTCTATCTGCCAGCCAGGCTGTTTGGATACAGATTGCAGACTGCACCAAGTGTCTGgatgctgtctgtctgcttggCTGAAATAGAAAAGCACAAAG GGGTTGGAGTCATCACAGCGCCAATCAACATCACCACCCAGTTTAAGGAGcctctgttggtaccaggcaAAGTGACAATCAAGTTTTGGGAGATGATCACAAATGAGGAACAGTCGTCTGACCGAGGCCTCAACTTCCACATGCAGCAACATGGAAACAGCTCATCTCACATGGTGGGAGTGATTACGAAGTCCTGA
- the si:ch211-12e13.1 gene encoding uncharacterized protein si:ch211-12e13.1 isoform X3, with protein sequence MPRRAQGALTRRTGHLYPATKKQCEVVYTILNCRLETPLLRRFCSAAGYGWDYPDSEYRDIPLCFPEFLCRRLLLILLTDHKFMLSPAGLIRVRQSLKTHQPVDELKKGPFMLQVRVLEYRQVDAGVEVDICLSATSRCGSPVWESVLTLLSKNKLHKASRCLAKKENKSQIDEPVPENVKQVEIRVPRSTCLQCVWSFSDYQLFYLPARLFGYRLQTAPSVWMLSVCLAEIEKHKGVGVITAPINITTQFKEPLLVPGKVTIKFWEMITNEEQSSDRGLNFHMQQHGNSSSHMVGVITKS encoded by the exons ATGCCTcgacgtgcgcaagg AGCTCTGACTCGGAGAACAGGCCACTTGTACCCGGCAACTAAAAAGCAGTGTGAAGTTGTTTACACGATCCTCAACTGTAG GCTGGAGACTCCCTTGCTGAGGAGGTTCTGCAGTGCTGCAGGGTATGGTTGGGATTATCCAGACAGTGAGTACAGAGACATCCCACTGTGCTTTCCAGAGTTTCTCTGCCGCAGACTGCTGCTTATTCTCCTGACAGATCATAAGTTCATGCTGAGCCCAGCAG GTCTGATTCGTGTGCGCCAGAGTTTGAAAACCCATCAGCCAGTCGATGAGCTGAAGAAAGGTCCATTCATGCTGCAGGTTCGAGTCCTGGAGTACCGGCAGGTTGATGCAGGGGTGGAGGTggacatctgtctgtctgccactTCACGTTGTGGAAGTCCAGTGTGGGAAAGTGTCTTGACACTCCTGTCCAAAAACAAGCTCCACAAAGCCAGCAGATGTTTAgccaagaaagaaaataaga GCCAGATAGATGAGCCTGTGCCAGAAAATGTGAAGCAGGTTGAGATCAGAGTTCCCAGGAGTACCTGCCTGCAGTGTGTCTGGTCCTTCTCTGACTATCAGCTCTTCTATCTGCCAGCCAGGCTGTTTGGATACAGATTGCAGACTGCACCAAGTGTCTGgatgctgtctgtctgcttggCTGAAATAGAAAAGCACAAAG GGGTTGGAGTCATCACAGCGCCAATCAACATCACCACCCAGTTTAAGGAGcctctgttggtaccaggcaAAGTGACAATCAAGTTTTGGGAGATGATCACAAATGAGGAACAGTCGTCTGACCGAGGCCTCAACTTCCACATGCAGCAACATGGAAACAGCTCATCTCACATGGTGGGAGTGATTACGAAGTCCTGA
- the si:ch211-12e13.12 gene encoding paralemmin-2, with translation MKKQGKGDTASIPLPSPTGGSSVQVYHDYQKVAYKMYPGNGHTIENSSHTRRDQVTNHDGTGKMLSMPDIISNSPDQRYSMKDQSVQRNSMWMMDSSSQAYSGTDDNSTDPHETLTETSTLTFVDAHTEESGENHSLHGVGMVYLKEFVLIDDDDDGDMSLREKTVTDLSVMDGKAADLVRGRLLSTSSGSVSECKDESPAPEAPPPEESEPLPQKQRCCFCTLL, from the coding sequence ATGAAGAAGCAAGGAAAAGGAGACACTGCCAGCATCCCCCTCCCTTCACCAACAGGAGGCAGCAGTGTGCAGGTCTACCATGACTACCAGAAAGTGGCTTATAAAATGTATCCTGGGAATGGCCACACCATAGAGAACAGTTCCCACACAAGGAGAGACCAGGTCACCAACCACGATGGCACCGGCAAGATGTTGTCTATGCCAGACATCATCTCCAACAGCCCAGACCAGAGGTACAGCATGAAAGACCAGAGTGTTCAGAGGAACTCCATGTGGATGATGGATTCGAGCAGCCAGGCCTATTCAGGGACAGACGACAACTCCACAGACCCACATGAGACCCTGACAGAGACTTCAACTCTGACTTTTGTAGACGCCCACACTGAGGAATCAGGAGAGAACCACAGTCTCCATGGGGTAGGGATGGTTTACCTCAAGGAGTTTGTgctgattgatgatgatgatgatggagacaTGTCGCTGAGAGAGAAAACGGTGACAGACTTGTCTGTCATGGATGGAAAAGCTGCCGACCTGGTGCGTGGGAGGCTGTTGTCAACCTCCAGTGGCTCAGTGTCAGAGTGTAAGGACGAATCTCCAGCTCCTGAGGCGCCTCCACCTGAGGAAAGTGAGCCTTTGCCCCAAAAGCAACGCTGCTGTTTCTGCACCCTTTTATGA